The Impatiens glandulifera chromosome 3, dImpGla2.1, whole genome shotgun sequence genome contains a region encoding:
- the LOC124929052 gene encoding aquaporin PIP1-3-like: MEGKEEDVQLGANRFTERQPIGTAAQGDKDYTEPPPAPLFEPGELTSWSFYRAGIAEFVATFLFLYITVLTVMGVVKAPTKCSTVGIQGIAWAFGGMIFALVYCTAGISGGHINPAVTFGLLLARKLSLTRAVFYMVMQCLGAICGAGVVKGFEGKNQFTLLKGGANTVNPGYTKGDGLGAEIMGTFVLVYTVFSATDAKRSARDSHVPILAPLPIGFAVFLVHLATIPITGTGINPARSLGAAIIYNQEHAWNDHWVFWVGPFIGAALAALYHQVVIRAIPFKSK, encoded by the exons ATGgagggaaaggaagaagacgTGCAGCTAGGAGCCAACAGATTCACTGAGAGGCAGCCCATAGGAACCGCCGCCCAAGGCGACAAAGACTACACCGAGCCGCCGCCAGCACCCCTCTTTGAACCCGGCGAACTGACATCATGGTCTTTCTACAGGGCAGGGATAGCCGAATTCGTGGCCACTTTCCTGTTTCTCTACATCACGGTCTTGACCGTGATGGGTGTGGTTAAGGCACCCACCAAGTGTTCCACAGTTGGTATCCAAGGCATCGCTTGGGCTTTCGGAGGAATGATCTTTGCCCTCGTCTACTGTACCGCCGGCATTTCAGGAGGACACATAAATCCGGCGGTTACATTTGGATTGCTACTTGCTAGAAAGTTATCCTTGACGAGAGCCGTGTTCTACATGGTCATGCAATGCCTGGGGGCTATATGCGGCGCCGGCGTGGTGAAAGGGTTCGAGGGTAAGAACCAATTTACTCTTCTGAAAGGCGGAGCCAATACTGTTAACCCCGGCTATACAAAAGGCGACGGTCTGGGTGCAGAGATCATGGGCACCTTCGTTCTCGTCTACACCGTTTTCTCAGCCACCGATGCCAAGCGCAGTGCACGTGATTCCCACGTCCCT ATCTTGGCGCCATTGCCAATTGGGTTTGCTGTGTTTTTGGTGCACTTGGCCACCATTCCAATCACCGGTACTGGAATCAACCCGGCTAGAAGTCTTGGTGCAGCTATCATCTATAATCAAGAACATGCCTGGAATGATCAC TGGGTCTTCTGGGTAGGCCCGTTTATTGGGGCAGCTTTAGCGGCGCTCTACCACCAAGTCGTGATTAGAGCCATTCCCTTCAAGTCCAAGTAA
- the LOC124929297 gene encoding pentatricopeptide repeat-containing protein At1g09900 — MDFVVHTTQSHDGFCSFHCLKRPHKRKNKLGSRVGIRVCSSSNSSKFLPLPLSVCNAKVGNEAGFHKQSRRYRVCAVSKIENFSSNGRSLEQYHPHSSNQEHSSSHGYEEFESNNYLRRLVRNGELEEGFKYLESMVFRGDIPDIIPCTSLIRGFCRTGKTNKATRVLEIIEESGAVPDVITYNVLISGYCKSGEINNALNVLDRMSVAPDVVTYNTILRSLCDSGKLKQAMEVLDRQLQRECYPDVITYTILIEATCRESGVGQAMKLLDEMRNKGCQPDIVTYNVLINGICREGRLDEAIKFLNNMNSYGCHPNVITHNIILRSMCSTGRWMDAEKLLAEMLRKGCSPSVVTFNILINFLCRKGLLGRAIDTLEKMPNHGCTPNSLSYNPLVHGFCKEKKMDRAIEYLDIMVSRGCYPDIVTYNTLLTALCRDGKVEVAVEILKELSSKGCSPVLITYNTVIDGLSKMGKTDRAIELLKEMKKKGLQPDIITYSSLVGGLSREGKVEEAIKFFSELEGMGIRPNAITYNAVMLGLCKARQTARAIDFLGYMVGRKCKPTEATYTILVEGIAHEGMVKEALEMLNELCLRGVVKKSSAEQVAVKI; from the coding sequence ATGGATTTTGTAGTTCATACGACGCAATCCCACGATGGGTTCTGTTCATTTCACTGCCTTAAACGTCCACACAAAAGGAAGAACAAATTAGGGTCTAGAGTCGGGATTAGGGTTTGTTCTAGTTCGAATAGTAGCAAATTCCTTCCTCTCCCTCTGTCTGTTTGTAATGCCAAAGTTGGGAACGAAGCTGGGTTTCACAAGCAAAGTAGAAGGTATCGCGTATGTGCTGTTTCAAAGATTGAAAACTTTAGCTCAAATGGCCGTTCGCTTGAGCAATACCATCCACACTCTTCAAATCAAGAACATTCTTCTTCACATGGTTATGAAGAATTCGAAAGTAATAACTATCTTAGAAGATTGGTAAGAAACGGAGAGTTAGAGGAGGGTTTTAAGTATCTCGAGAGCATGGTTTTTCGCGGCGACATCCCAGATATTATTCCCTGCACGAGTTTAATTCGCGGATTCTGTCGAACTGGAAAGACAAATAAAGCCACTAGGGTTCTAGAGATTATCGAAGAATCGGGTGCTGTTCCAGATGTAATAACCTACAATGTTTTGATAAGCGGGTATTGTAAATCAGGAGAGATCAACAATGCGCTAAACGTATTGGATCGAATGAGTGTCGCCCCAGATGTCGTTACTTACAACACGATATTACGAAGTCTATGCGATAGTGGGAAACTAAAACAAGCCATGGAGGTTCTTGATCGACAGTTACAAAGGGAATGTTATCCCGACGTAATCACATACACGATTCTGATAGAAGCCACTTGTAGAGAAAGTGGAGTTGGACAGGCAATGAAGCTTTTAGACGAGATGAGAAACAAAGGCTGTCAACCCGACATTGTTACCTACAATGTCCTTATAAACGGGATCTGCAGAGAAGGAAGATTGGATGAAGCGATCAAGTTCTTGAATAATATGAATTCTTATGGTTGTCACCCAAATGTAATCACACACAATATAATACTACGAAGTATGTGCAGTACCGGAAGGTGGATGGACGCTGAGAAACTTTTAGCTGAAATGCTTCGAAAAGGCTGCTCTCCTAGTGTAGTCACTTTCAACATATTGATCAATTTTTTATGTAGAAAGGGTTTGTTAGGTCGAGCGATCGACACTCTCGAGAAAATGCCTAACCACGGTTGTACTCCGAATTCGTTAAGTTACAACCCTTTGGTTCACGGTTTCTGCAAAGAGAAGAAAATGGATAGAGCGATTGAGTATCTAGACATAATGGTATCGAGAGGTTGCTACCCCGATATCGTAACCTACAACACTCTACTAACCGCTTTATGCAGAGACGGGAAAGTTGAGGTTGCGGTTGAGATTCTCAAGGAGCTAAGTAGCAAAGGGTGTTCTCCGGTTTTGATCACTTACAATACGGTAATTGATGGGCTCTCGAAAATGGGGAAAACCGATAGGGCTATTGAGttgttgaaagaaatgaagaaaaagggTCTTCAACCGGATATTATTACTTACTCTTCGTTGGTTGGAGGGTTGAGTAGAGAAGGTAAAGTTGAGGAAGCGATAAAGTTCTTTAGTGAATTGGAAGGGATGGGGATTCGGCCGAATGCGATTACCTATAATGCGGTCATGCTTGGGCTGTGTAAGGCTCGACAAACTGCCCGGGCGATTGATTTTTTGGGGTATATGGTTGGGAGGAAATGTAAACCTACTGAAGCTACTTATACAATTCTTGTTGAAGGTATTGCTCATGAAGGTATGGTTAAGGAGGCCTTGGAGATGTTAAATGAGCTGTGTTTGAGAGGGGTTGTAAAGAAAAGCTCGGCCGAGCAGGTGGCAGTCAAGATATAG
- the LOC124929048 gene encoding aquaporin PIP1-2-like: MEGKEEDVQLGANRFTERQPIGTAAQGDKDYTEPPPAPLFEPGELTSWSFYRAGIAEFVATFLFLYITVLTVMGVVKAPTKCSTVGIQGIAWAFGGMIFALVYCTAGISGGHINPAVTFGLLLARKLSLTRALFYMVMQCLGAICGAGVVKGFEGKNQFTLMKGGANTVNPGYTKGDGLGAEIMGTFVLVYTVFSATDAKRSARDSHVPILAPLPIGFAVFLVHLATIPITGTGINPARSLGAAIIYNQEHAWNDHWVFWVGPFIGAALAALYHQVVIRAIPFKSK, encoded by the exons ATGGAGGGAAAGGAGGAAGACGTGCAACTAGGAGCCAACAGATTCACGGAGAGGCAACCCATAGGAACCGCCGCACAAGGCGACAAAGACTACACCGAGCCGCCGCCAGCACCCCTCTTTGAACCCGGCGAACTCACATCATGGTCTTTCTACAGGGCAGGGATAGCCGAATTTGTGGCCACTTTCCTGTTTCTCTACATCACGGTCTTGACCGTGATGGGTGTGGTTAAGGCGCCCACCAAGTGTTCCACAGTTGGTATCCAAGGCATCGCTTGGGCTTTCGGTGGAATGATCTTTGCCCTCGTCTACTGCACCGCCGGCATTTCAGGTGGACACATAAATCCGGCTGTTACATTTGGATTGCTACTGGCTAGAAAGTTATCCTTGACGAGAGCCCTGTTCTACATGGTCATGCAATGCCTGGGGGCTATATGCGGCGCCGGCGTGGTGAAAGGGTTCGAGGGTAAGAACCAATTTACTCTTATGAAAGGCGGAGCCAATACTGTTAACCCCGGCTATACGAAAGGCGACGGTCTGGGTGCAGAGATCATGGGCACCTTCGTCCTCGTCTACACCGTTTTCTCAGCCACCGATGCCAAGCGCAGTGCACGTGATTCCCACGTCCCT ATCTTGGCTCCATTACCAATTGGGTTTGCTGTGTTTTTGGTACACTTGGCCACCATTCCAATCACCGGTACCGGAATCAACCCGGCTAGAAGTCTTGGTGCAGCAATCATCTATAATCAAGAACATGCCTGGAATGATCAC TGGGTGTTCTGGGTAGGCCCGTTTATTGGGGCAGCTTTAGCGGCGCTCTACCACCAAGTCGTGATCAGAGCCATTCCCTTCAAGTCCAAGTAA